A genomic segment from Wolbachia endosymbiont of Ctenocephalides felis wCfeF encodes:
- a CDS encoding Protein YrdA yields the protein MYHILKYKDYEPKIDESAFIAGGSHIIGKVEIGKNASIWFNCVIRGDVGSIKIGDETNIQDGTVIHVDRNPGGDTIIGSMVTVGHFCMLHACTVRDKAFVGMGSTVMDHAVVESGAMVAAGSLVTHGKVIKSGEIWAGRPAKFFKKMSDEEIKHITQSAQNYVMLMREYEN from the coding sequence ATGTACCACATTTTAAAATACAAAGATTATGAACCAAAAATAGATGAAAGTGCCTTCATCGCGGGTGGTTCGCATATCATAGGCAAGGTTGAAATAGGGAAGAATGCAAGCATTTGGTTTAATTGTGTAATCAGAGGAGATGTTGGATCGATAAAAATAGGTGATGAAACAAATATTCAAGATGGCACGGTAATTCATGTGGATAGAAACCCAGGTGGTGACACAATTATTGGCAGCATGGTAACTGTGGGGCATTTTTGCATGCTGCATGCATGCACAGTGCGTGACAAAGCATTTGTTGGTATGGGCTCTACCGTAATGGACCATGCAGTTGTGGAATCTGGAGCTATGGTAGCTGCTGGCTCACTAGTGACACACGGAAAAGTGATAAAAAGTGGAGAAATATGGGCTGGCAGACCAGCAAAATTTTTCAAAAAAATGTCAGATGAAGAAATTAAACATATTACACAATCAGCACAAAATTATGTTATGTTGATGAGGGAGTATGAAAATTGA
- a CDS encoding Valine--tRNA ligase, whose translation MLEGKYSFKGIEAKYNILWENSKIYKWSGEKDNTFTIDTPPPTISGKLHIGHIFSYCHTDFIARFQRMLGKDVFYPIGFDDNGLPTERLVEQTYKTRAKEVGREKFIEMCHEVIEKSKQEFKELFKSVGISYDWSLEYHTISKETVTLSQMSFIDLYNKGYAYRKMQPILWDPVDKTAIAQAEIEDKVFESSLNTIVFSTEENEQIKIATTRPELLPACVAVFCHPEDARYTHLIGKTATVAITGAKVPIIADDKVKIDKGTGLVMCCTFGDELDIYWQQKHNLPMKIIIDQDGRISLDSVCDNNRSQCQGTGMTGGGATWMTGKGVIPPHDAGIYNEINGLKVKEARRRIIEILSEKGLLIESTSISHSVKCAERSGAPLEVLPTYQWFIKTLEEKAKVLDKVEECNWYPATMRKRMEVWIEGLNWDWCISRQRYFGVPFPVWYSKRKGEEGKIILAEVKDLPIDPLKDLPIGYSKEEVTPDQDVMDTWATSAITPQLSALAVNNEFHLPNHRYEKIFPADLRSQSHEIIRTWAFYTILKAHYHANSLPWKNIMISGWCLADDKKKMSKSKGNVITPHSILETYGADVVRYWAANSRLGVDTVYSENIFRIGKRLVTKLWNASKFVSMFMEKHQTVSINSISETMDKWILSKLYKVIDRATNNLLQFEYCEALGAIEEFFWRDFCDNYLELVKKRAYGDEINGEANLSAKQSLAYILNVILRLFAPFLPYITEEIYHQLYSYNSVHNQSNWPSKEELVYDKHSEEMGNNSVQILNLVRKIKADNNVSVKHLIKKLTIKANIREDRLNQSAQDDLQTVCNAEVIQWSEDVTGFTTENGKFTVGAEL comes from the coding sequence ATGTTAGAAGGAAAATACAGCTTTAAAGGAATTGAAGCCAAGTACAACATATTGTGGGAAAACAGCAAAATTTATAAATGGAGTGGTGAAAAGGATAACACTTTCACTATAGACACACCTCCACCGACGATATCGGGGAAATTGCATATCGGCCATATATTTAGCTATTGCCACACGGACTTTATTGCAAGGTTTCAGCGCATGCTGGGGAAAGATGTGTTTTATCCAATTGGGTTTGATGATAACGGACTCCCCACTGAAAGGTTGGTTGAACAAACCTATAAAACCCGCGCAAAAGAAGTTGGCAGGGAGAAATTTATAGAAATGTGCCATGAGGTTATTGAAAAATCAAAGCAGGAATTCAAGGAATTATTTAAATCGGTTGGCATTAGTTATGACTGGAGTTTGGAGTATCACACGATCAGCAAGGAAACTGTGACGCTTTCTCAAATGTCGTTCATTGATCTATATAACAAGGGGTATGCATACAGGAAAATGCAACCTATCCTTTGGGACCCGGTTGACAAAACCGCAATTGCGCAAGCAGAAATAGAAGATAAAGTCTTTGAGTCGTCCTTAAACACGATAGTTTTTTCCACCGAAGAGAATGAGCAGATCAAAATTGCAACTACGCGACCTGAGCTGCTTCCAGCGTGCGTTGCGGTTTTTTGCCATCCAGAGGATGCGCGCTACACTCATTTGATTGGAAAAACAGCTACAGTAGCAATAACAGGGGCAAAAGTTCCAATAATAGCTGATGATAAGGTCAAAATAGATAAAGGTACCGGACTGGTTATGTGCTGTACATTCGGTGATGAGCTCGACATATATTGGCAGCAAAAGCATAACTTGCCGATGAAAATTATCATCGATCAGGATGGGAGGATAAGTCTAGATTCAGTGTGTGATAACAATAGATCCCAGTGTCAAGGCACTGGGATGACAGGGGGAGGAGCTACTTGGATGACAGGAAAGGGTGTCATTCCGCCACATGACGCTGGAATCTACAATGAAATAAATGGACTAAAAGTTAAAGAAGCAAGAAGGAGAATAATTGAAATCCTGAGTGAAAAAGGACTTTTGATAGAGAGCACTAGCATTTCTCATTCTGTGAAGTGTGCAGAAAGATCTGGTGCACCACTTGAAGTATTGCCTACTTATCAGTGGTTTATCAAGACCTTGGAGGAAAAAGCTAAAGTGTTAGATAAAGTGGAGGAATGCAACTGGTATCCAGCTACTATGCGTAAACGCATGGAAGTGTGGATAGAAGGACTAAATTGGGACTGGTGCATCTCGAGGCAGCGTTATTTTGGTGTACCATTTCCAGTGTGGTATTCAAAACGTAAAGGAGAAGAAGGCAAAATCATTCTAGCTGAAGTGAAGGATCTACCTATTGATCCACTCAAGGATTTGCCGATAGGGTATAGCAAAGAAGAGGTTACTCCAGATCAAGATGTGATGGATACTTGGGCCACAAGTGCAATCACTCCTCAGCTAAGTGCACTGGCAGTAAACAATGAGTTTCACTTACCGAATCATCGCTATGAAAAGATATTTCCTGCAGATCTGCGTAGCCAAAGCCATGAGATAATAAGAACTTGGGCTTTTTATACAATTTTGAAGGCGCATTACCATGCAAACTCCCTGCCGTGGAAAAATATCATGATCAGTGGTTGGTGTTTAGCTGATGATAAAAAAAAGATGAGTAAATCAAAAGGTAACGTTATCACTCCACACTCAATACTTGAGACCTATGGGGCTGATGTAGTACGCTACTGGGCAGCAAACTCAAGGCTTGGAGTTGATACAGTTTACTCTGAAAATATATTCAGAATTGGCAAGCGCCTCGTTACAAAACTTTGGAATGCCAGCAAGTTTGTTTCCATGTTCATGGAAAAGCACCAAACAGTAAGCATAAATTCCATCAGTGAGACGATGGATAAATGGATATTGTCCAAGTTATACAAAGTGATAGATAGAGCAACGAACAACCTGTTGCAATTTGAATACTGCGAAGCTTTGGGGGCAATAGAGGAGTTTTTCTGGAGAGATTTTTGTGATAACTACTTAGAGCTGGTGAAAAAACGTGCATACGGGGATGAGATAAACGGTGAAGCAAACTTGAGTGCTAAACAAAGTTTGGCATATATATTAAACGTTATTTTGCGGTTATTTGCACCTTTTTTGCCGTACATTACGGAAGAGATATACCACCAGCTGTATAGTTATAATTCTGTACATAACCAAAGCAATTGGCCAAGTAAAGAAGAACTTGTCTATGACAAGCATTCTGAAGAAATGGGAAACAACTCTGTGCAGATATTGAACCTCGTGAGGAAAATAAAGGCAGATAATAATGTGTCAGTTAAGCATTTGATAAAAAAATTGACGATAAAAGCGAACATACGAGAGGATAGATTGAATCAATCTGCACAGGATGATTTGCAAACGGTTTGCAATGCTGAAGTAATACAGTGGAGTGAAGATGTAACAGGATTTACAACTGAAAATGGAAAATTTACTGTAGGTGCAGAGTTATAA
- a CDS encoding Orotidine 5'-phosphate decarboxylase, producing MNPIICALDTQDLNEAISLANALRDKVGMVKLGLEFFAAHGPSGVREVAKCNIPIFLDLKLHDIPNTVAKTVEVIKALGVKILTLHISGGAKMLEEALSVVKDAKMKLIGVTVLTSMGNEDLNELGVTKEVKSQVILLAKLAKKIGLHGIVCSALEAQEVRQECGKDFTIITPGIRVDSGHDDQKRTATPKEAISSGADYIVIGRPITKSESPANSAELIWKSLIN from the coding sequence ATGAACCCAATAATATGCGCACTGGACACACAAGATTTGAATGAGGCCATATCCTTAGCTAATGCTCTACGTGATAAAGTTGGCATGGTAAAACTGGGATTAGAATTTTTTGCTGCTCATGGTCCTTCTGGAGTGAGGGAAGTTGCAAAGTGTAATATACCAATTTTTTTAGATCTGAAACTGCACGATATTCCAAACACTGTAGCTAAAACAGTTGAGGTAATCAAGGCTTTGGGTGTTAAAATATTAACACTGCATATAAGCGGTGGTGCAAAAATGCTTGAAGAAGCTTTAAGTGTCGTGAAAGATGCAAAAATGAAACTGATTGGAGTAACCGTGCTAACTAGTATGGGTAATGAGGATTTAAATGAGCTTGGAGTGACAAAAGAAGTGAAATCACAGGTAATTTTACTTGCAAAGCTCGCAAAAAAGATTGGGCTGCATGGGATAGTCTGCTCAGCATTGGAAGCTCAAGAAGTGCGTCAAGAATGTGGTAAAGACTTTACAATTATTACTCCGGGAATTCGTGTGGATTCTGGTCATGATGACCAAAAAAGGACAGCAACACCAAAAGAAGCAATAAGTTCAGGAGCTGATTATATTGTAATTGGTAGGCCCATCACAAAAAGTGAAAGTCCTGCAAATAGTGCGGAATTAATATGGAAATCACTCATTAATTGA